The Apis mellifera strain DH4 linkage group LG16, Amel_HAv3.1, whole genome shotgun sequence genome has a segment encoding these proteins:
- the LOC411816 gene encoding cytoplasmic dynein 1 light intermediate chain 2 isoform X1 — translation MAATAIDMMLQSNGFHSKKKEDPENKDNLWSSILAEVQNSSSNKLPSNKNILVLGDNESGKTTLIAKLQGVEDPKKGSGLEFAYIDVRDDYRDDQTRLSVWVLDGDPGHANLLRFALNAERFPHTLVMLVAAMTTPWAILDQLQSWAALLGDHIDKLPLDNDTWQRCRQLNVKKWQDYTEPGDELDPGSPLRRTSRNLDDDTMDNLPLPEGVLTTNLGLDVVVVITKTDYMSTLEKEHDYKDEHFDFIQQWIRRFCLQYGAGLFYTSAKEDKNCDLLYKYLTHRIYSLPFRTPALVVEKDAVLIPAGWDNMKKISILHENLQSMKPDDYYRDVIAQPSINRKCVAREVEVQAEEEQAFLAKQQAALLGVKDPTRSPTTRNQASTGPVIQVASPNKKLDPKGTGSTQSGEGVLANFFNSLLHKKTGSPGSPVGSGIGTSPIKIDSASVDKATMCNDAAVELDRLTRTKKISPPNLNSSSEC, via the exons ATGGCAGCGACAGCAATTGATATGATGTTGCAAAGTAATggatttcattcaaaaaaaaaagaggatccagaaaataaagataatttatg gtCCTCTATTTTGGCTGAAGTACAAAACAGTAGCAGTAATAAATTACCCTcaaataagaatattcttgTCTTAG gtgATAATGAAAGTGGAAAAACAACACTTATTGCCAAATTACAAGGTGTGGAAGATCCAAAGAAAGGTTCTGGTTTGGAATTTGCATACATTGATGTGAGAGATGATTATAGAGATG atcaaACAAGATTATCTGTTTGGGTATTGGATGGCGATCCTGGTCATGCAAATCTTTTAAGATTTGCATTAAATGCAGAAAGATTTCCACATACCCTTGTTATGTTAGTTGCTGCAATGACAACACCATGGGCTATTTTGGATCAACTTCAATCTTGGGCTGCTCTTTTAGGAGATCATATTGACAAATTACCTTTAGATAATGATACTTGGCAACGGTGTAGGCAATTAA atgtaAAGAAATGGCAAGATTATACAGAACCTGGAGATGAATTAGATCCAGGTAGTCCTTTAAGACGTACTAGTCGTAATTTGGATGATGATACAATGGATAACTTACCATTACCAGAAGGAGTACTTACAACAAATTTGGGATTagatgttgttgttgttattacaAAAACTGATTATATGTCCACGCTTGAAAAAGAACATGATTACAA agatgaacattttgattttatacaaCAATGGATAAGACGATTTTGTTTACAATATGGTGCAGGATTATTTTACACATCagcaaaagaagataaaaattgtgatttgctttataaatatcttacacatagaatttattcattaCCATTTAGAACACCTGCTTTAGTTGTTGAAAAAGATGCAGTTCTTAt tCCTGCTGGTTgggataatatgaaaaaaattagcatTCTTCATGAAAATTTGCAATCAATGAAACCAGATGATTATTATAGAGATGTTATTGCACAACCATCAATAAATAGAAAG tgtGTAGCTAGAGAAGTAGAAGTACAAGCAGAAGAAGAACAAGCTTTCTTGGCAAAACAACAAGCTGCATTATTAGGTGTAAAAGATCCAACGCGTTCTCCAACAACCAGGAATCAGGCAAGCACTGGACCAGTTATTCAG gTAGCATcaccaaataaaaaattagatccTAAGGGTACTGGATCTACACAATCTGGAGAAGGTGTTTTAGctaatttcttcaattctctTCTTCATAAAAAAACTGGAAGTCCTGGATCACCAGTTGGTAGTGGGATTGGTACAAGTCCCATAAAAATTG atagtGCATCAGTAGATAAAGCAACTATGTGTAATGATGCAGCAGTGGAATTAGATCGCCTCACTCGAACGAAAAAGATTTCTCCtcctaatttaaattcatcatctgaatgttaa
- the LOC411816 gene encoding cytoplasmic dynein 1 light intermediate chain 1 isoform X2, translating to MAATAIDMMLQSNGFHSKKKEDPENKDNLWSSILAEVQNSSSNKLPSNKNILVLGDNESGKTTLIAKLQGVEDPKKGSGLEFAYIDVRDDYRDDQTRLSVWVLDGDPGHANLLRFALNAERFPHTLVMLVAAMTTPWAILDQLQSWAALLGDHIDKLPLDNDTWQRCRQLNVKKWQDYTEPGDELDPGSPLRRTSRNLDDDTMDNLPLPEGVLTTNLGLDVVVVITKTDYMSTLEKEHDYKDEHFDFIQQWIRRFCLQYGAGLFYTSAKEDKNCDLLYKYLTHRIYSLPFRTPALVVEKDAVLIPAGWDNMKKISILHENLQSMKPDDYYRDVIAQPSINRKCVAREVEVQAEEEQAFLAKQQAALLGVKDPTRSPTTRNQVASPNKKLDPKGTGSTQSGEGVLANFFNSLLHKKTGSPGSPVGSGIGTSPIKIDSASVDKATMCNDAAVELDRLTRTKKISPPNLNSSSEC from the exons ATGGCAGCGACAGCAATTGATATGATGTTGCAAAGTAATggatttcattcaaaaaaaaaagaggatccagaaaataaagataatttatg gtCCTCTATTTTGGCTGAAGTACAAAACAGTAGCAGTAATAAATTACCCTcaaataagaatattcttgTCTTAG gtgATAATGAAAGTGGAAAAACAACACTTATTGCCAAATTACAAGGTGTGGAAGATCCAAAGAAAGGTTCTGGTTTGGAATTTGCATACATTGATGTGAGAGATGATTATAGAGATG atcaaACAAGATTATCTGTTTGGGTATTGGATGGCGATCCTGGTCATGCAAATCTTTTAAGATTTGCATTAAATGCAGAAAGATTTCCACATACCCTTGTTATGTTAGTTGCTGCAATGACAACACCATGGGCTATTTTGGATCAACTTCAATCTTGGGCTGCTCTTTTAGGAGATCATATTGACAAATTACCTTTAGATAATGATACTTGGCAACGGTGTAGGCAATTAA atgtaAAGAAATGGCAAGATTATACAGAACCTGGAGATGAATTAGATCCAGGTAGTCCTTTAAGACGTACTAGTCGTAATTTGGATGATGATACAATGGATAACTTACCATTACCAGAAGGAGTACTTACAACAAATTTGGGATTagatgttgttgttgttattacaAAAACTGATTATATGTCCACGCTTGAAAAAGAACATGATTACAA agatgaacattttgattttatacaaCAATGGATAAGACGATTTTGTTTACAATATGGTGCAGGATTATTTTACACATCagcaaaagaagataaaaattgtgatttgctttataaatatcttacacatagaatttattcattaCCATTTAGAACACCTGCTTTAGTTGTTGAAAAAGATGCAGTTCTTAt tCCTGCTGGTTgggataatatgaaaaaaattagcatTCTTCATGAAAATTTGCAATCAATGAAACCAGATGATTATTATAGAGATGTTATTGCACAACCATCAATAAATAGAAAG tgtGTAGCTAGAGAAGTAGAAGTACAAGCAGAAGAAGAACAAGCTTTCTTGGCAAAACAACAAGCTGCATTATTAGGTGTAAAAGATCCAACGCGTTCTCCAACAACCAGGAATCAG gTAGCATcaccaaataaaaaattagatccTAAGGGTACTGGATCTACACAATCTGGAGAAGGTGTTTTAGctaatttcttcaattctctTCTTCATAAAAAAACTGGAAGTCCTGGATCACCAGTTGGTAGTGGGATTGGTACAAGTCCCATAAAAATTG atagtGCATCAGTAGATAAAGCAACTATGTGTAATGATGCAGCAGTGGAATTAGATCGCCTCACTCGAACGAAAAAGATTTCTCCtcctaatttaaattcatcatctgaatgttaa